In Silene latifolia isolate original U9 population unplaced genomic scaffold, ASM4854445v1 scaffold_290, whole genome shotgun sequence, the genomic stretch CTATTCTATTTCTATCTGCTTCTTAATTCAGATTTTGATACTCTTATAATGCTTGTTATTCAATCGGAATCGAATGAATTTCGCTCTGTACCAAGTTTTTTTTGGGGAGGATTATGATGCAATGTTGTTATTTTTGATACGCTTAAGCTAGAGAAGATTTGGGGGAGGATGAGCTCAATGCGGTTCCAGAGTGGCGACAAGTTACAAACTTTATTGATTGATGGGTTAAAGGATAGGTTCTTACTTCTTAGATTCGAAACAACAATGGTTAAGAGTCTTAAGACTCTCTTCCAAGTTTGTTTAGCTTATTGACCCTTCTTTTTTGCTGCTTCTATTCTATGTAGCCTAATCAATAGTCAGTCTCCTTGCTTGTTTGTTGTTCTTTTATATGGCTTCACAAGTTGTGtcctactccctccgtcccggtcaattgttgtcctttcgttttggcacaaagaccaaggaaagaggaatagGCCAATAACAAAATGAcatgtggaacaaattgaatgagaatgatcaaattactcatcaaattcattcttaaaatagaaaggacaacaaatgactgagacaccccaatatggaaatggacaacaaatgaccgggacagaggaagTATAATGTATAGTTTGTCATGACTCATGACGCTCATTATCCTTTTTTCGATGATTTGCAGGACTGTCGCTGAAATCACAAGAGCTGACAGCTATTTTTTTAGCAATAAGACTTTACTGCAGCTTTGTCATGGAATATGATATACACACCCTGCTTGATTCCGCAACCTTACTTTTTACGTTGTGGGTAATCTATATGATTCGATTCAGCTTGAGATCAACTTATATGGACGACAAGGACAATTTTCCTATATATTATGTGGTAAGTGAAACGACTTACTCTTTCCATTGCTCAACTTCACTTGGACTTCAggagtgatatatatatatatcatgaaAAGCCCAGTCTTTTAAATTTTCCGATCTTCCACCTTTTGTCGGTTATACCTAAAACTTGAAAGAGTGAAGGAGATTCTCTCTCTTATCTCTAAGGTGATCGTATTTTTGTCTAGTTGGTATTTGATAATACAGCTAATGAGCTAAGTTACTTAATATAATTTTTTTCCCGATTTCTCTGTTGTGTACTCTCTCTAAGCCTGTTTACTACTGCTGTTTAGTCTGTGCGTATACTTCTTAattttgtttcttatctttatGAACTATGATCTAATAGATCGTGCCAGTTTTACAGTCTTTTAGTGTCTCATTGTCACAAAGTAACAATGGTCTCACCTATATACTCTCTTCTATGATGTAAACGAGAGACTATGTTTACAGTCTTTTAGTTCGTACATTTTCTTCAATATGTTCCACTTTCTTTTCTCGGTTGTTTCTTTACGGAGTGATCTCTATTTTGGCAATTACTTATTTGAATCAAATGACCATAATGTCCTTGAAAAATCTTTTTGTATACAAAATATGACCTTCCAAATTATATTTCGTCTTCTTTGTCCTCCCCATGCGGCCGCACCTGCCAACTTTATATAAATTTCAGAACAAGTGTTGGGGTGGATCAAGTCTTCATTGTTGATTACCGTTATGCACTTCTGGTGTGTGATCTAGTTGCTGATTATTTTTCTCTGCTGGTGGACAATGCCTATCACATTAACTTGCCCTAATTTCACTTACTTTTATAGGTTCTTAGTTTTCTCTGTGGTTTCTTAAGTGGTAATACCAAAAagggaaaacttaaaatgatgaAATTCTTACTAATTGGTTTGACTTAAATCTGTGAATTTCCTAGCTTATATTAATTCTTTAGTACCTAACATATCCGTCCTTTTCACCTGTTATGCTATATTGTTGTGACTGAACTTTTCCTCTCTCTTTATGTTTATGCAGTTGGCACCTTGTGCTGTTTTAGCGCTATTAGTTCATCCCTCAACCTCGCACAATATTGTAAACAGAATTATGTGGGCCTTGTGTGTATACTTAGAAGCTGTTTCGGTGTTGCCACAGTTGCGGGTTATGCAAAATACTAAGGTTTGATTCTTCTGTAATTAATTTTTCTGAAGGTTGTCATAGTTAAGATTTTTTTCTCACTCATTGGTTTTGTTCCTGCTTCAGATTGTTGAACCTTTTACAGCTCATTATGTGTTTGCGCTTGGAGTAGCAAGGTTTTTGAGCTGTGCCCACTGGGTTCTTCAGGTATCATAATCTTGTTGCACTTTGTGATGTTGGATTAGATTTTGAAAGTGTTTCTAGCTCTCCAAGTCCCCAACTCCCTCCCTGCCCCTTCATGTTAGGATATAAAAAGCCATACAGAAAAGAGCCATTCATGAATGCCTTAGAGGAGGTATTGAGAGAGGAGTAATAGTAAAGAAGTAAACTTTAATAAAATCGCTCTGTAATACTTTACTATAGTAGGTCATTGCTGAAGACTTCTGATGTTATTTTGTGTGAACTGGAACGAGATGAGGGCATGAGGCTGTGATTAGTGATTCCCATATTTTAAGTCCGCGCAGATTAATTAATACCATGCTAGCAACTGCTGCTGAAATGTTGATCTTGTAAATGGTTATTTTTCACATTCAGCTCAAGTTAGAACATTCCATGGTCACTTTGCTTGTAGCAATAGCACTGTAGACTTTTTCTCGTGGTGATCATTACTGTAATTTCAAGAATTGTCTAGCAATCCTTGTTAGAACCCCAAGGTTCCAATGTTCCATCTTTTGTAAGCAGAGATATTTGGTTTAGGTCACACGATAGCAGGAATGCTCTAATTTACTATACGTGCATGCTTTTATATCCTTTATGTTAACTAGTTGGCGTAATTGCTACTTGTCTAGCTGTTTCCCGAAGAAGTGCATTGTTGTGAAATCAGGGAAGGTTGATAGTTGATAAAGCAGGGAGAGGAACATGTTACGTACTTAAATAGATCCTGGCCAGTGGCCACACTTGGTTCACTTGCTTCATATATAAGGATATAGTTTACATGCGTGCTCTAGTGCTGTTGACTGCAAAATTCTCATTTTGTGAGATTTGGAAACATACATCAATGGCACGGTTCTTTATTCTAACTCTATGCTGTGATCTCTTGATTCTATTGTCATTTAGGTTTTGGATACCCGTGGGCACCTCCTCACAGCGTTAGGCTATGGATTATGGCCATCCTTTGTCCTCATCTCGGAGATTGTTCAAACTTTCATCCTAGCCGACTTTTGCTATTATTATGTCAAAAGGTTACAATCCTTTCTCGATAGTTCGTGTGTGATTATTTACCAAATAATACGCAATTCCTTTCATTTTGTTTTTCTCAATGAGCCGGAGTCACTGCTGGACATGTGAGACCAATCATTAAGTATTAAGTTTAATGGGTCACATATCACATATGAGACTATCTCATGTAAGATAGACTGTTTCTGTTTCTGTTTCGTAGGAGTATAAGCTTTTGTGTTGGTTTCCTTATCCCATTTTGAATGCTTGCAGCATCTTTGGAGGGCAACTGGTTATGCGACTTCCTTCAGGGGTGGTTTAAATTTTATGCAAGATATGAGAAGCTGCACCAACAATTTAGTTTAAGAGCTTAAGGGTGGTATTCGATCACAGTTGGTGCAGGCCATCACAGACACGGCCAATTTCATTAGGGCTGCTGTAAAGTTTAGAGTTGATAAAATGTCAGAAGTGTCGTCCTCTTGGCTTTATTTATCTGTAAAGATCTCATTAATTTTTATGGCAGCCAAATAGTCAGATTGTGTAACAGATTTAAGGTTAATACTAGATGAGCAAAAGAATAGTAAGCTTGTTTTGTGTATTTGCATTTTGCCTTGGTTGCTTGTTTCTCAGTTTCTTCCATTGGATTTTGGAAATTGATTACTACCccttcattttatataatataatacaACTCATTTTCTAAATGAAATACTGATTTAGTTGCACGCATAAGAGATGCACTACTGATGCTGTATTGCTTCATTATTCATCATACTCATACTGATACAACGACGACGACTAGTATTTCCCTTAAAAAACAAACAATAGTACTCCGTATTTAAGACCGATAAACAGACGTGGGACACATCACATAATTACACGACTTCGTACTCCAATAAATTactaacacacacacacacacaaagaaATGCAAACAATAAAGACCCTGCAAAGTTGATTGAATAGCAAGAAGAGCTGAAAATGACAATTGATGATGGGGCCCATGCCCAAATTGACTAAGGACATTTGCGGATATTGCCATGGGTGGTCTTGTTAGCGTAACAAGGACAGGCTTCATAATTGCCGGAGGTGCCAGGTGGCACACAATTGCAGTCCCTGCAACAACTTCCACAAGCCCTTTTACACAGATTTGGCCTCTTTGTTGCGCTGCACCTTACACCACACGCAGCCGTGCAATCTACATACATACATTCACAAGGCCAGGTTAATTGTTTAATGACATAATTTTCATATACCAAGTCCAAATGCATGCTTAAAAACAAACTCACCAATTTTAGCACCCGTAACCACATTTCCAGCACTTGTTCCACTTACAGTCTTGCTTCCCTGCACCATTGCATTCCATATTTTACACAATTTGTTAAAAGTTATCATCTTTATTGAAGGTAGCTAAGCTATAAGCCTATAAATAAAGTTAGAATGTTACCAATTGGCTAGGATTTGATTGCGAAGCTTGGACAACATGAAGAACAAGTAGAGAAAAGAACAGAGAAACAATTAGAGCTTTAGAAGTAGTCATTTTCCCCCTAAGGTATGATAGAAGAGTGTTGGGAGTGTGAAGTATACAACATATAAATGGTAGGCAGGGTTTAAGGTGTATTTAAAGAGTCAAGTGGCGGTTAAAGTTACTCATTCAAGTTTTACTTTGGCAGTGAAAACAAAGCTTGTAATCCACATGTCACATTATATTGCCTCATTTATGATCACTAGTGACTTGTGAGTGTGACCCGTCGGCTAACAAATGAGGCGATTTAGAAATATACGGACTACTCCGTATCATGTAGATGAGGAaggtttctctccatttcctaaaaagaaatggagaggccattTTCTTTCACTGGTTCAGATTGTATTCTAGCATCATCGAACGGTTCAAAATTAATGGGTAAAAATAAAGTGATAAtgagatttggtgggaaaaatattattaaatgaatttaagagaggaaatggagagaaagaaatGGAGAGTATCCATTTTGCATTTAGATATACAAACATATAatatctaattttttttttttgcatatgaGGGGTGAGCTCCGTAAACTAAACTAATTAGATTTTACACGGGGAGTAGCCACCCTAAGAATATCCTCGCGTAGAATTTCACGAAGTGTAGACGATGGAACATCAATAAAGGTTTTAGTAATACTTGACTCTACCCCTTGATTTGTTTGCCAGTCAGCCGCTCTATTAGCTTCCTATAGTTACGCTGCAACTTCACTTTCCAACTATTGTCAAACACGAGATCCTTGCATCTTTTGACCAAAGATCGTAGATTATTACTTACTAGTTGCTCTTCCTTTATGAGTTTGATACATGGATAATTATCCATATGAATAAGGATCTTATCGATGTGCAAATCACGAGCTCTTTCTATACCCGCTTCCAATGCTAACAATTCAGCCTTCATCGAAGTGCAATACTCGCCAGAGAAGAAATATGCATCGATAAAATTTCCCATTTCATCACGAAATAAGCCACCACATCCTGTTGGCCCCGGGTTCCCTTTGGACGCCCCATCAGTATTTAGGAGGGTCCAACCATGAGGCAGAGGGTGCCACCTAATGAAAACTTCTCGTTTTCTTTGACCGGGTGTTGGGATGAATAAAGGAAATTGATCAAATGCATTTTTTGATGACGCAAATTGTTGGACTAAGAATGCTCTAGGGTCGATAAGATTATCTTCGTCATGGCCAAAAACGATGTTATTACGCCATCTCCAAATCCACCAGCAAGTAATAGCGAATTGCATCGACCAATCCTCCGACGCATTAGAAACGTTATTACTCGCATTATATGTCAGCCAATCAGAATAGGAGGAGTTGTAAAAATAATTGGGGGAAATCAAACTACTTACTTGGCTCCAAATGTTGCGAGAAACTGGGCACAAGCGGAGGAGATGATCAGAACTTTCCTCTTCACTGTGACACCTAGGGCAGATTGAGTCATCTCTCATACCGCGACGGACGCGATTCACATTGTGCATAAGTCTTCCATGAGTTGTTAACCATAAAAACATTTGGATCCTTTGTTGAACTGATAAACGCCATATAACCCTCCACATAGGAGAATTTGATAACGACTAGTGCAGATTTTAAAGAAAACCGGCCTGAAGTCGTGCCTTTCCAAAATACCGTATCCTAAAGATCCTGGTCGAGACAAAGCGAAGATGCTATTTTCTGTAATTCAATTTGAGGAAGATAATTAGCGAACAAGTCCCATTTCCAACATGTACCTTCATTCCACAATTCACTTACTTTTGCACCAAGAATATCAATTGGAATAGAGGCAGTAGCTTTATCAGAAAGACAACCATCATCTACCCAACAATGATCCCAAAATAGGGTATGTCGTTCGTTTCTGACCGCCATGGTCGTACCTTGAAATAGTTTGAGCTTGAGACGTAATTCCAGCCCACACGTTTGACATATTATTCTTCGGCCTGAACATGTCTATGTCGCATCTACTATTGCAATATTTGAAACGAGGAATCCGAGACCAAAGGCGGGTATGCTCTGTCAAAAGTCCATTACCTAGTTTCGTTAAGAACGCGTCATTGGCTTGTCTAGCCGAGGTGATCCCAAGATCACCAGACGCCTTTGGTCGTTGAATTGTTTCCCATGAAAGTAAATGAACAGGTTTTTTTATCCTCGTCATCACCCCATAGAAAACGCCTTGATTTTTTGTCTATCGAATCACATACCGTCCTTGGAATTTTAGCGGATTGTAtaaaataattttaaattatacggacggttcctcgggttagataaaacaaccacacaaattttgagaaataACAGAGGACATTTGAGGGTGTCGGTACGGGATAAACGAGTCTGAGACAAAACCGGGTACTCCTTAAAAAAAGATGAATTCTTCTTATTTAGGGCTGAAAATCGAATACGCTAACTTATGAAGAGACCTTAGATATGTGGTAGAAAAACTGGGCGGAAAAGAAACATGAATCGATACGACCTCttaaacggctcaaatttaagtgtataatacacagatTTCAAGAtttcgggtcccggaacaaaattgtcCGTAAATCATATGGacggttcctcgggtcagataaaacagcCACATAAATTTTGAGAATCAACAAAGGACATTTGAGTATGACGGTATGCGATAAATTAGTGCGAGACAAAAAGCGAgtactccttaaaaatagatgGATACTTGTTATTTATATGGTTGAAATTGAATACGGTAACTCATGAAACGACTCCAGGCACGTGGTAAAAAAATTGATAGGAAAAGAACATAAGCCGATAACGATTTTGAGAAACAACAGAAGCGACTCTACACAGCCACACAGGTGGTAGAAATACTTGGAGGAAAGAAACAAGACCCGGTACGACCTACCAAACAACTCAAATTTAAGTGTGTAATATAcagttttcgggatttcagggtcccgaaaCATAAATGTCTTTAAATCATACAGAcgattcctcgggtcagataaaataGCCACACGAAtttttcagatcctataagttcagttcagttcagatccaataagttcagttcagatcctataaattcagttcagatcctataagttcagttcagaaaaatTTGGATCTtataaatttagttcagaaaagctatatacagagtattatttttaaagaccgatacaaaaacatttgacattaattattcgatacatacattattatttaaaaaaaaatcactccTCTCATTAATAATTTCAGCGTCATAATAGATTTGGGCATGTTTGATAAAAAGCGGAATAAGGTCCTGTATTAGGTACgaaacaacataataaaaaacatTTGGCGAGCCAATGGATCCGTTGTTGAGAGTGATAGTGAAGATGAAAgtgatgaggattatgataatatggaaataaatggttagaaaaaaagatatagtatgtgatttatttgttatcgtaatgtaatcgtagtataaagcggaaaaatgttactccctcctattccgaataactgtcccatttggacaatggcacaaaaattaaggaatgaagttaaaataatgaaaatattgtataggggtaagaatataggtgttaaataatgaaaaatatTGAATATGATGGTTTAGGGGTGGTTagggtggtaaataaagaaaagagtcaaaggtagaaaagtaaaaaaaacatgtccaaatatggcaaatgggagagttatgtgaatagacggaaatgacaaatgttctctcttggcaagtagtaataataataataataataataataataataataataatagttaagttaaataaaataaaataaaataaagttatGTTCGGCTCCTttaagtttagtttagttcacttcagatcttataagttcaattcagttcagatactataagttcagttcagatcctataagttcagttcagttcagaccaGATTTGTTTCAGTTCAAAAGAACAGGACCTTAGACTGTTAGTGCAGTGATGATTTGAGTCTTATAATATAATACTGGAATTAAAAGAGGAGAGTGGGGAGTAGTAAGTTGGGAAGTAGATTGATGAAGTGGGCCTTCAAGTCCAGAAATAAGCAACTCAAGGTTGTTTGGTACTAACAATTCCAGCTGTGCTCCAGCTGTGCACTCTTTCTTTTTTGACAGCTTGTATTTTATCTGGAAAGTTACCCCTTTTGTCCCTCCATTTTCCCACTCAACTTTTTTTCCAAATACGGAGTCCTAGCTACTTCATATTAAAAACTGAATTTTGATTACGTATACGATATCCTCCTCTCCTTCGTtctggtcatttgtttacttattttattttaagacgTTTCAATTAATTGCTTATCTTTCGAGTATTTAATAACTAATTAATAAGAGCTGGGGGTATCTGAATCGTGAATTGTAAGCGATCAAGTAAGATACGATGTCCTAACAAGTTTGGACAAGCAGAATGTGTGTGCAACTCAAGTTGGCATTATTATTTGTGTTTTTCAAAGACAGATTAGCTGGACAAGTCCATCTTATTTGACTTCAACAAATGTATCTACTCCAGTCCACCACCTACTTGCTTCTTTCTCAATTCTTTTTGACCGACGTCAGACTTATTTTACCATTAATTTATTGACTGCTACCATCTTAATTTGCCAACTTGAATTTGGACTGGAACAAGTGATAGTGGACTACCTTTGTTACATTTCGTGCATTGTTTGGAATTTCTTAACTTAACTAATGGGATGGATAAGAATGAAGTTAATTGTATGACATCAATGATCATCCAATTAAAGGaattacaaatcgcaatttcaaTAGTGTAAGACTTCATGAATTAAGATACAAACTTATTTTTACTCCGTATCTTATAATTTCGATTAAAAAGTCTTATTTAAGATGGTTGTAGTATATGAAACAATTTCAATAACATATTTCTAACTAACATTTAGCGGAGTATAATTAGTATTCATTATTATATATAAATAGAGAATATTGGTTCGAATCTACGGATGCAAAATCGAAATTGACAAGCAACCAAGCAGtagatccaaattaaacataaaatcacACTTAAATACACAGTCGTATTAAGAAAACAACACTTTAAATGAACAGGCATGCATTCGATTATTCAACAAGTCAAGTCAAGTGGGCAATAGAGTTGGTGTGAAAAGCCAAGTCTAATGAGTACGTACTATTAAAAAATATATTGAAATTGCAATGATTATTCTCAATATGGCCCTGTTTTTTTGGACTTAAAAGTCACTTAAACTAAGTTTatttcaaatcctataagttcaattcagttcagatcagatcataTATGTTCAGAtcatatcctataagttcagttcaattcagatcctataagttaagtttaGTTCAGATTCTGTAagagttcagttcagttcagatcctataaattcagttcataTCTTATTAGTTAAGATCCTATAATTTGAATTTAGAAAAGTTATatacagagtattatttttaaaaaccgacgcaaaaacatttggcattattaattattcgatacatatatacattattatttttaaaacaaaattatcactcttctcattattttttatcgtaataTAACCGTACTACggagtataatgtatgaacaaatcAATGTATATAAAGCGAAAAAATGTTACTATCTTACCTTGTGTTTTGTACTACATTTTCTTATCAGTGTTATCTCTTGGTTACCCATTAATTTCTTGTAAATTTtttgtttaatctcaataaaagtttgcgtttttataataataataataataataataataataataataataataataataataataataataataataataataataataataataataataataataataataataataataataataataataataatatttaagttaaattaatttaagttaatttaaattcggattgtgtaagttcgattcgattcgagatcctataagttgattcgagatccaataagttgattgattcggatcatataagttcgattcgattcgagatcctataagttcagttcagattctataagatcagttcagatcctataagttcggtttagttcagatcagatccgtttcagtccaaaagaacacgACCTATGTGTTCATCCTTATCATTTTAAAGGCGTATTTTGGTACATTTTTGAATGTGACGTTATGATCATCCTTTAGATATATATGAGTTGAATAGGTCTTAGTTAACTAATTTCATTATTCTTTGTCCATATGATATTATGTTATCCTCCTAATTTATCCATTTTAAAATAATACAATAACTtttttcttttacatttattcaaGGGCGAAAAAATGTTCAACTTGACTT encodes the following:
- the LOC141639177 gene encoding uncharacterized protein LOC141639177, encoding MRAQRRAIQTITIWVKRQPPKVKALMAVVAGMASLVLLRAVVHDHDNLFVAAEAVHAIGIALLIYKLTKEKTCAGLSLKSQELTAIFLAIRLYCSFVMEYDIHTLLDSATLLFTLWVIYMIRFSLRSTYMDDKDNFPIYYVLAPCAVLALLVHPSTSHNIVNRIMWALCVYLEAVSVLPQLRVMQNTKIVEPFTAHYVFALGVARFLSCAHWVLQVLDTRGHLLTALGYGLWPSFVLISEIVQTFILADFCYYYVKSIFGGQLVMRLPSGVV
- the LOC141639179 gene encoding snakin-2-like, with translation MTTSKALIVSLFFSLLVLHVVQASQSNPSQLGSKTVSGTSAGNVVTGAKIDCTAACGVRCSATKRPNLCKRACGSCCRDCNCVPPGTSGNYEACPCYANKTTHGNIRKCP